In a genomic window of Glycine max cultivar Williams 82 chromosome 13, Glycine_max_v4.0, whole genome shotgun sequence:
- the SWEET33 gene encoding sugar efflux transporter SWEET33, with product MVSAAIARNVVGVIGNIISFGLFFSPAPTFYGIVKKKTVEEFKPDPYIATVLNCAFWVFYGMPFVHPNSILVVTINSVGLAFEFVYLTIYYVYATSKGRKKLLIFLLIEAVFFAAVVLITMLALHGTRQRSLVVGVLSDIFNVMMYVSPLTIMAKVIKTKSVKYMPFWLSLANFLNGVSWTTYALIHPFDLYVLISNGIGAISGLIQLILYACYCSCKSENDEGGDQDLKPSGVQLSNLNGRAAV from the exons ATGGTGAGCGCTGCAATTGCTCGTAACGTCGTCGGCGTAATAG GCAATATCATCTCCTTTGGCTTGTTCTTTTCACCTGC TCCAACTTTCTATGGAATCGTAAAGAAGAAGACGGTGGAGGAGTTCAAGCCAGATCCTTACATAGCAACGGTGTTGAATTGTGCGTTTTGGGTATTCTATGGAATGCCTTTTGTGCACCCAAACAGCATTTTAGTTGTCACTATCAACAGCGTTGGGCTTGCGTTCGAGTTTGTCTATCTTACCATATATTATGTCTATGCTACCAGCAAAGGACGG AAAAAGCTACTGATTTTTCTTCTCATCGAGGCTGTTTTCTTTGCTGCCGTTGTTCTTATAACAATGCTGGCACTGCATGGCACTCGCCAAAGGTCGTTAGTGGTTGGTGTTCTATCTGATATCTTCAATGTTATGATGTATGTCTCCCCTCTAACAATTATG GCAAAGGTTATAAAAACTAAGAGCGTAAAATACATGCCATTCTGGCTCTCTCTGGCTAACTTCCTTAATGGTGTGAGTTGGACAACATATGCTCTCATCCACCCATTTGACCTTTATGTCCTG ATCAGCAATGGTATCGGAGCAATCTCTGGGCTTATTCAGCTTATATTATATGCTTGCTATTGCTCTTGCAAGAGTGAAAATGATGAGGGTGGCGATCAAGACTTGAAACCATCTGGGGTTCAGCTCTCTAACTTAAATGGAAGAGCTGCAGTCTGA